In the genome of Megalops cyprinoides isolate fMegCyp1 chromosome 7, fMegCyp1.pri, whole genome shotgun sequence, one region contains:
- the camk1a gene encoding calcium/calmodulin-dependent protein kinase type 1 isoform X1: MPLGEDGNGWKKKTSDIKENYDFKEVLGTGAFSEVVLAEEKRTQRLVAIKCIPKKALEGKETSIENEIAVLHKIKHTNIVSLEDIFESTSHLYLVMQLVSGGELFDRIVEKGFYTEKDASKLIRQILDAVKYLHDMGIVHRDLKPENLLYYSMEEDSKIMISDFGLSKIEETGSVMSTACGTPGYVAPEVLAQKPYSKAVDCWSIGVISYILLCGYPPFYDENDAKLFEQILKAEYEFDSPYWDDISDSAKDFIVHLMEKDPRKRYTCEQALQHPWISGDTALDKNIHESVSAQIRKNFAKSKWKQAFNATAVVRHMRRLQLGTSQEGPSQITPTSPCQGDLLLHEEEEEEEENESHCEGGCSQNAEGCEEQDGLQNCTYCCHPASRA, encoded by the exons AGGGGCTTTTTCTGAGGTGGTCTTGGCTGAGGAAAAGAGGACCCAGAGGCTCGTAGCAATCAAGTGCATCCCCAAGAAGGCCCTAGAGGGAAAGGAGACAAGCATTGAGAATGAGATCGCTGTCCTCCACAA gatcaaacacacaaatattgtTTCCCTGGAAGACATCTTTGAGAGTACATCCCACTTATATCTCGTCATGCAGCT TGTGTCTGGTGGGGAGCTCTTTGACAGGATCGTGGAGAAGGGATTCTACACAGAGAAAGATGCCAGTAAACTTATCCGGCAGATCTTGGATGCTGTTAAGTACCTCCATGACATGGGCATTGTACATCGGGACCTGAAG cctGAGAACCTGCTGTACTACAGTATGGAGGAGGACTCCAAGATCATGATCAGCGACTTTGGGCTGTCCAAAATTGAGGAGACAGGGAGTGTGATGTCCACAGCGTGCGGTACACCTGGATACGTGG CTCCTGAAGTCCTGGCCCAGAAGCCCTACAGCAAGGCTGTGGACTGCTGGTCTATAGGAGTGATCTCCTACATTCT TTTATGTGGATATCCTCCATTCTACGATGAAAACGATGCCAAGCTCTTCGAGCAGATCCTTAAAGCAGAGTATGAGTTTGATTCACCATATTGGGACGATATTTCCGATTCAG CCAAAGACTTCATTGTTCACTTGATGGAGAAAGACCCCAGGAAGAGGTACACGTGTGAGCAGGCGCTGCAACACCCCTG GATATCTGGAGACACCGCACTGGATAAAAACATCCATGAGTCTGTCAGCGCCCAGATCAGGAAGAACTTTGCCAAAAGCAAATGGAAG CAAGCATTCAATGCCACAGCAGTGGTCAGGCACATGAGAAGGTTGCAGCTAGGTACCAGTCAAGAGGGCCCCAGCCAGATCACGCCCACCAGCCCCTGCCAGGGTGACCTGCTGCTGCacgaggaagaggaagaggaagaagagaatg AGTCACACTGTGAAGGCGGCTGTTCCCAGAATGCCGAGGGCTGTGAGGAGCAGGATGGCCTTCAGAACTGCACCTACTGTTGTCACCCAGCCAGCCGTGCCTGA
- the camk1a gene encoding calcium/calmodulin-dependent protein kinase type 1 isoform X2 produces MQLVSGGELFDRIVEKGFYTEKDASKLIRQILDAVKYLHDMGIVHRDLKPENLLYYSMEEDSKIMISDFGLSKIEETGSVMSTACGTPGYVAPEVLAQKPYSKAVDCWSIGVISYILLCGYPPFYDENDAKLFEQILKAEYEFDSPYWDDISDSAKDFIVHLMEKDPRKRYTCEQALQHPWISGDTALDKNIHESVSAQIRKNFAKSKWKQAFNATAVVRHMRRLQLGTSQEGPSQITPTSPCQGDLLLHEEEEEEEENESHCEGGCSQNAEGCEEQDGLQNCTYCCHPASRA; encoded by the exons ATGCAGCT TGTGTCTGGTGGGGAGCTCTTTGACAGGATCGTGGAGAAGGGATTCTACACAGAGAAAGATGCCAGTAAACTTATCCGGCAGATCTTGGATGCTGTTAAGTACCTCCATGACATGGGCATTGTACATCGGGACCTGAAG cctGAGAACCTGCTGTACTACAGTATGGAGGAGGACTCCAAGATCATGATCAGCGACTTTGGGCTGTCCAAAATTGAGGAGACAGGGAGTGTGATGTCCACAGCGTGCGGTACACCTGGATACGTGG CTCCTGAAGTCCTGGCCCAGAAGCCCTACAGCAAGGCTGTGGACTGCTGGTCTATAGGAGTGATCTCCTACATTCT TTTATGTGGATATCCTCCATTCTACGATGAAAACGATGCCAAGCTCTTCGAGCAGATCCTTAAAGCAGAGTATGAGTTTGATTCACCATATTGGGACGATATTTCCGATTCAG CCAAAGACTTCATTGTTCACTTGATGGAGAAAGACCCCAGGAAGAGGTACACGTGTGAGCAGGCGCTGCAACACCCCTG GATATCTGGAGACACCGCACTGGATAAAAACATCCATGAGTCTGTCAGCGCCCAGATCAGGAAGAACTTTGCCAAAAGCAAATGGAAG CAAGCATTCAATGCCACAGCAGTGGTCAGGCACATGAGAAGGTTGCAGCTAGGTACCAGTCAAGAGGGCCCCAGCCAGATCACGCCCACCAGCCCCTGCCAGGGTGACCTGCTGCTGCacgaggaagaggaagaggaagaagagaatg AGTCACACTGTGAAGGCGGCTGTTCCCAGAATGCCGAGGGCTGTGAGGAGCAGGATGGCCTTCAGAACTGCACCTACTGTTGTCACCCAGCCAGCCGTGCCTGA